One segment of Peromyscus leucopus breed LL Stock chromosome 5, UCI_PerLeu_2.1, whole genome shotgun sequence DNA contains the following:
- the LOC114709705 gene encoding protein CTLA-2-beta-like isoform X2 — MASAAPPRDPSLDSEWEEWKMNFKKSYSPDEEGHRRAVWEKNKKFIDNHNADYEQGKTSFTMGLNGFSDMTREEFLTICCGRSKSTRDLPKSKNLEENSNVASVMD, encoded by the exons ATGGCCTCAGCTGCTCCACCACGTGATCCCAGTTTGGATTCTGAATGGGAGGAATGGAAGATGAACTTTAAAAAATCCTATAGCCCG GATGAAGAAGGGCACAGAAGAGCAGTGtgggaaaagaataagaaatttaTTGATAATCACAATGCAGACTATGAGCAGGGAAAAACAAGCTTCACTATGGGCCTGAATGGATTTAGTGACATG ACACGGGAGGAATTCTTGACCATTTGCTGTGGAAGATCAAAGTCTACAAGAGATTTGCCTAAATCTAAGAATTTAGAAGAGAACAGCAATGTGGCATCTGTGATGGATTAG
- the LOC114709705 gene encoding protein CTLA-2-beta-like isoform X1, which translates to MFQKHPHSFALVFVTSLVLSYCLRMASAAPPRDPSLDSEWEEWKMNFKKSYSPDEEGHRRAVWEKNKKFIDNHNADYEQGKTSFTMGLNGFSDMTREEFLTICCGRSKSTRDLPKSKNLEENSNVASVMD; encoded by the exons ATGTTCCAAAAACATCCTCACAGCTTTGCTCTG GTTTTTGTGACCTCATTAGTGCTTTCCTACTGCTTGAGAATGGCCTCAGCTGCTCCACCACGTGATCCCAGTTTGGATTCTGAATGGGAGGAATGGAAGATGAACTTTAAAAAATCCTATAGCCCG GATGAAGAAGGGCACAGAAGAGCAGTGtgggaaaagaataagaaatttaTTGATAATCACAATGCAGACTATGAGCAGGGAAAAACAAGCTTCACTATGGGCCTGAATGGATTTAGTGACATG ACACGGGAGGAATTCTTGACCATTTGCTGTGGAAGATCAAAGTCTACAAGAGATTTGCCTAAATCTAAGAATTTAGAAGAGAACAGCAATGTGGCATCTGTGATGGATTAG